Below is a window of Fibrobacter sp. UWB11 DNA.
TTCCATTACAAGCAGAGTTTCAATAACAATATCATGTATAACCGCAACCATTTGACCATCGAAGAATACGAGATTCTCAATTGGCTTAAACAACAGCCCAAGGCAGACCGATTCTTCATTTATGGTCGTCCGTGGCATTTTGTCGGTTACGGCATTTCTTCCATTCATTATGATGAAGCTCGTAGAATGAGCAACTCCAAGATGAATGAACTCATCGAAAAATATAAAGGCGAAGTCTACTACATCCGCGGACTGGACTGCTGGGATAGCCAGACATACCACAAGAAAGCTGTGGAACACCGTATCGCCACGACCTGCGACGTATTTGAACGCGAAATGGACATGACCGGAGTCAAGAATATCTTGATTACGAACAACTACTGGGTACAAATTGCAAAGTTCAACGGCCGCAAGAATTACAATCCCGAAAAAATTATTTCGACTAGCGAACTAGAATTTGTCCCGGCCGATTCTGCAGCATCAAAGCCAGCCGTGCTCAAATTCCATTACGATCTCAATGAACAGGGACAGACAGCCGCCAACTGGAAATTTGCCATCCTTATCAACAAAAAAATAGTCAAACAAGGGGACTACAAATACGGCTCTTATGATAAAGAAGTGGAACTTGCACTTTTGCAGCCAGGCTATAACCAAGTGCGATTCCTGGTACAAGATATGGCTACAAGAAGTAAGCTTGCCGATATTTCCAAGTTCTACTTTGAAAAGGGGAACGGCGCTATAGCCCTCTCGGACTACCCCATCGAAAGCCACACCCAAGAATGGGGAAAAATGCACAAGGACGAAAGCATCGATGGAAACAAGTTTAACGTAGATGGTCAACGTTACATGTACGGCATCGGAGTCCACGCCGCCTCGACAACGACATTTGATATCGGGAAAAAATTCTCTACGCTCCAATTTTCTACAGGACTGGACGACGAATCGCTTTGCAGTGAAGGCGTTGCTGTAGAAGTTTTCGGTGACGGGAAGTCGCTTGCAAAGACACCGTTCTTCAAGAACGGCGAATTGCAAAAAGTCGAAGCCAATGTTGCCGGGGTGCAAAAGCTTATCATCAAGACATTCCCCAAAGAAGGCATCAACTGCAGCCACGTAGACATTATCAACCCGGTACTTATACCTTAGTCATTAGTCAATAGTCACAAGTCATTAGTTTTACGTATGGCGGCAAAGCCGCGATTATTTAGCTAATGACTAATGACCAACTTCTAAAAACTTTATCATAAAATTGCTATAATTGCACTATGCTTTTATCCGTAATTATACCTGTATTTAATGAAGAAGAGATCGTAGCCGAAACTTACCGCGTCTTGGAGGAAGAGCTTAAGGATATCGAGCACGAACTCATTTTTGTCAACGATGGTTCCAAGGACCGCACCCGAGAAATCGTGGAAGGTCTCCTCCCCGGAAACCCGAACAACAAGATTATCAACTTCAGCCGCAACTTCGGGCACCAGGCTGCATTTAGCGCCGGTCTCGACCATTGCATTGGCGATGCCGTGGTAATCATTGACGGTGACTTGCAAGACCCGCCAAGCCTGATTCACGAAATGCTCGAGAAATGGCGCGAAGGCTATCAAGTTGTTTACGCCCAGCGCAACAAGCGCAAAGGCGAAACGCTCTTCAAGCGCTTTACGGCATTCTGCTTCTACCGCTTGATTGGCAAGCTCACTAGCATCGACATTCCGCCTGACACTGGCGACTTTAGACTCATGGACCGCTGCGTGGTGGACCAGCTCAAGAACCTTCCTGAACGTAGCCGTTTCTTGCGCGGCCTCGTATGCTGGGTTGGCTTCAAGAAGATTGGCGTCAAGTACGACCGCGCCGAACGCACTGCAGGCACTTCGAAGTATCCGCTCAAGAAAATGTTGCGCCTTGCATTTGACGGCATTACAGGGTTCAGCTCTGCACCGCTCAAGCTCAGCTTTTACATGGGATGGATTGCAACGGTAGTCGGCTTTGCCTTGCTCGTCTGGTCGATTCTCGAAAAGTTCCTCTCCCCTGCAACAACGGTTCCCGGTTGGGCATCGCTCATGACCGCCATCGTGTTCTTCGCAGGCGTGCAGCTTTTGACCATCGGTATTCTCGGCGAATACATCGGCCGAATCTATGACGAAGTCAAGCAACGTCCGCTGTACATCGAAGACAAGAAATAGACGAGTGAGTTGTTAGTCATTGGTTATTAGTTATATTTGGCACATATAGAGCCTAGTTAAAGCTAATGGCTATTGACTAACAACTATTGACCATTGACTAAAAAATGAAAAACAAACTTTTCGTTATGAGTGCCGCAAGTGGCGCGGGCAAGACCACCCTCAAGGATCTTGTCATCAAGGATTTCCCAGACATCAAGTATTCCATCTCCGCAACGACCCGCAAGCCGCGCGAAGGTGAAGTTGATGGAGTCCACTACTTCTTCAAGACGAAAGAAGAATTCGAAAAGCTCATTAAAGAAAACGGCTTGATTGAATGGAACGAAGTCCACGGCAATTACTACGGAACTCCTAAGAGTTTCGTCGAAAAGACTCTTGCCGAAGGAAATCGCGTACTGTTCGATCTCGACGTTTTCGGGAAAATCAACTTCGATAAGGTCTACCCCGATGCCACGGGAATCTTCATTTTGCCGCCAAGCGAAGAAGAACTCGAACGCCGCCTCCGCGGGCGCGGCACCGATAGCGAAGAAGTCATCCAGCTCCGCCTTGCAAACGCCAAGAAGGAAATCGAATTTGCCAAAACCAAAGGCAAGTACGAATACACTATCATCAACGACGATTTGCAGAAGGCCGCAGACGAACTCCGCGCCATTTTGAGCCAGAAGTAAATCGAGCTCCAAAGCCGCGAGATCGCGCACACACTTAAAGTCATCCCGAACTCCGTTCCGGGATCGCCATCTTAGGAAAAATTTTAAAATTCCCGCCCCATCGTTCAACGAGAGGCGGGAATTTTTGTGTGAGGTGTTATGTGTGAATTCTTACGACAATGGAATTTTCAAAGAAACTCGGGTCCGCTCCCAAGCGCCATAGCTTAGAACCATACGCAAACAAGCTCGGACGCGCCTTACGCAAAATTGCAGCACCCGTTGCACGCAAATACCCAGCCTTGCTCTTGGATTGCATTCCCTTGAGCTTTGCACCCAAGTCATCAATGCTCACGCTAATCGCATTATGATCATGCGGGTTGTACGGTTCCGCCTGCACCTTAGTCGAGAGCGATTCAAAAAAATCTCGGCTTTTGGCACCAACCGTAGCATCATCAAAAAAGCGGAATGCCGTCGCTGTTTTTACAACCGATTCATACTTTTCTACACCATCAATCCACGGATGGTTCGTTGCACCAACAAGCCCGATTGTAAAGTCAAACGATTCCGCATCACGAAAATAGCGGATGAACATTTCCTCTGGAGATTCCTTTTCAGGACTAGGCTTGAGAACATCTTTTGCAGCCTCCAGAAGAATCGCCGAAACATCAGTCTCGCCCGTTGCTATCGGAGCATTAGCCTTGTAAATCTGTGCAAAGTTAGAATCGCCACGGAAACCGCCATAAACATACGCAAACAGGGCCTCGGCAGCCACAGGCTTTACGAGGTGCAACACAAGCGGTAAAAAATTTGCAAACACCGTCGAACGGCGGCGCAAAAGTTCTGCGACAAGCAAGCCATCGCCTTCATCAACGGCTAGCAAAAGCGCCCCCACATGCAACAAGAACGAATACTGCCCAACATCCAAATTTTTGACATCACTAGGCAAATAGACATTAATCGTCGCTTGCAATTCCTTGGGCAAGTACGTGTACCAAGAAGGCGTAAAGTAGGCACTGCCGTCTACGCACTGCATTTGCGAAAGGACCTCATCTGTCGCAGACGATGCATCAGCGTAATCAAGAATCCCGGTCGCACTCCGCGAAAACCCGTAAAACGTTATGTCTCGGGACGTTTCTATCTTGACATAAAACATTTCATTTGCCATTGTAGGCCTCCTTTCTGAGGGTTACATGACAAATATACGTTTAAAGAATGTCATATTATGACATTCTCAACTTTTACCAAAAATTTCTGTCTATGTCTTTAATAAATAATCATTGCGATTCTTTTCAAAATTCAATATCTAACGTATGAACCAAAGAATCCAATCGATGAGTCAGCTGTCGGGCTCCATAATCCGAAATATGGCTATTGTCATACCCCATGATATCCGTATAATCGTGGTCTCCCATTTTATTCTCATCCATTAGTATAAAATTAGAATAAACCTTGCTCAAATCAGATATTTCCTGGATAAGAGCAGGCGCCTCACTTCGGCGAAGCCCTGTATAACCATAAGCACCCGTGTTCTTGTATTTGGGATCTTGCGGGAACAAAACGCCGATAACAAAAATATCATTCTCTTTGCAAATTTGTAAAAGGCGTTCTAAAAGTCCAAAATTCATCCTGTATATATCTGATTTTTTATCCATCCAACAAGAATCTTCTCGAACCCGAATATACGTTGTCGCCCAGGATGAGCCAAATAAGGAATAATAACCCAAATCCTCTCGCATCTTTCGTTCCAATACAGAATCGGCACCAGGGCTTTCATACGTAGCCTGATAAAGTCCTTCGGGGTACCCGTCTTTCCAGAAATTGTGGTTTTCGTCATAAACGTAGCCTGGATAAGATTTATAGGTCTTGTAGAAGATATTTTCGGAGTCCTGCCCTGTAAGGTACCCACGATCAATGTCGATGGAGGTAATAATGAGCTTAATATTTTTCATATGGAGCAATATGTAATTTTCAAATAGGTACAA
It encodes the following:
- a CDS encoding glycosyltransferase family 2 protein, coding for MLLSVIIPVFNEEEIVAETYRVLEEELKDIEHELIFVNDGSKDRTREIVEGLLPGNPNNKIINFSRNFGHQAAFSAGLDHCIGDAVVIIDGDLQDPPSLIHEMLEKWREGYQVVYAQRNKRKGETLFKRFTAFCFYRLIGKLTSIDIPPDTGDFRLMDRCVVDQLKNLPERSRFLRGLVCWVGFKKIGVKYDRAERTAGTSKYPLKKMLRLAFDGITGFSSAPLKLSFYMGWIATVVGFALLVWSILEKFLSPATTVPGWASLMTAIVFFAGVQLLTIGILGEYIGRIYDEVKQRPLYIEDKK
- the gmk gene encoding guanylate kinase, encoding MKNKLFVMSAASGAGKTTLKDLVIKDFPDIKYSISATTRKPREGEVDGVHYFFKTKEEFEKLIKENGLIEWNEVHGNYYGTPKSFVEKTLAEGNRVLFDLDVFGKINFDKVYPDATGIFILPPSEEELERRLRGRGTDSEEVIQLRLANAKKEIEFAKTKGKYEYTIINDDLQKAADELRAILSQK